The window TGACTGGAAGGGGTGGTCGAAAGTTACTCCAAGATGGATTTTCATACGTTACGCAGAAGTCCTTGGCAGGATGGAGGGAGTCCTGGGAGTGCGAATTTTACAGGGGGGCAATTTTACCGGGGGGGGCTATTTTACTGGGGGGCAATTGACcggggggggggaattgtcctagagGCCCCTTTTCATATATAAATGGTGCCGTTTTGTCGTCTTTTCAGGTTTACTGTACTACTTTGATTGATGACCGCAACTAAAGATGTCTCAACGCAGTGTGCGGCAGGAtaggatgagacagtcaaaggACTTAGGTAACAATGTTTAATTCActttaaaaatttgtaattaaGGAACTGATATACAGAACTTGAGGTTGGTCTCACCGCACCAATGCAAGGAAGGAACTAGAATATAGGCCAAAACCATGGCCCCTGCAAGTGCAATAAGCACTGTAAATTGTGCTATAAAACTAACAGCCACCAAGCTGTTTTAGAATTGAATCGGAGCTTCTTTTCATATTCGAATTTTAAGAGAAAGAAGAACAAACTCCTGTGTTcaaatttcaattatttttcaGACTCCAATGTCATCCGGGAGTTGTCACCAGGTTCCATGGAAGAGATTGAGATTCTCGAGGCTTTCTACAAAACATTCTTAGATATTGAAAAGCAGAGGCCAATCCATGACATTTCGATTTCAGCAGTGAAAAATCCTGAGCTTGAGCGACAATTCATTAAGAagagaaatgaaatgtatttaaAGGTAGGCATAATGTGAACAGTGACAGACCTCTTTCCTCAACATGCAAAAACTACACCATTCTTTGTATGACTGAGACAACCTGTATGGTAAATGCATTGCTCCCCGAAATTATTGTGCCCCCGTCACTGTGCGCCTGCCAACATCATATactctttcaaactttttcaggGGTGCACTGATGATGAGTTAAAAGAACAATTTGTCTTCAACCTAACCAAAGTACATGTTGCAAAACAGATAGCAAGATATGGTCTATTTTGTAAGAGGAAGGCAAGGAATTCAATTGGAGATGGTGCGTATGGTGTCATCCTGTCGATGCACGCTGACGTTGCTTTGGAGTGGGGGGCTTGTTATGGCTATAAGCCACCTCTTGCTGTCGTCGTTTACAAGGTAAGAAATTTGTCTCCCACTGTCCAACTTAGGAGTTCGACTTAAGCTGTGGTCCTGTTTCCCGAGACCACCTGACTTGGGGGTGGACAACTTTTTTCAGTAATAAAGTTGCCCTACCGACAACCAGATATTTCACTTTTTTCTGCAAAAAATATGTTGTGGGACAAGTGGTTTTTGAAGAAGAATGGCCAGCTCTTCTAAGAAGGTTGCCCAATTGTCAACTTGTCCTGAAGCAATGAAATTGACCACGATAACTGATGATTATGACACTAAAAAAAACCGTGCAATCTGTTCGATTGAATTCAGTAGTTTATGGGATAGTATACAGAAGTGTGATTGCAATTCTAGAAAGTTTTGTCAAAGGTGAATATTGATCCCTGACTTAAAAACATTTTCCTATGGTAAAAATTGTCTGATTTTTCATTCTCTTGCAGGTTATACATGGTCGTGTGAGGACTGTGCAGGAACAGGTCAACCCAAATGCTAGGCCGCTTCCTCCCACCTCGGATTACACCAGTCATATGGCGAAGATAAAACCTACACCAAGTATGGTTTTGACGAACAGAGTCGACAGATCATATGTAAGGGAACTGATGTCTTTTTTGGATATGTGTCCAGTGCATCCAGCGGGGGAAGGATCCTATCTAGAAATCACTCGGTCTTTGCACTATGTACCGAAAGCATGCCGTAATTGGTGTTTGGATGGATGAAAAGGTTTGAAAAATCAGTCAGCTCATAGGAataagttgttttgaacaaaaaatacGAATCTTTTGGGCATTTGTAGTCTCATGGAGGATCATTTTGATAACCACATGTCATGTCATATCCTCATGCGTGTTGAAGATGAAACTATAACAGAAGAAGTATGTGTATATACTAGGCAAGATCCTCAGTTTAGGTAAGGTGATATCTGTTGCCGTCcgtttttatttcttttttgtcttttcaggtttaTATTTATGATTATGATACCTTCAACAATTTAAAGGTGAGACCTCGACAGGTTCTGCCGTATGctatcatcaacatcaaaacCGACCTGTTGAAATTCTTTGGGCTTCAAGTTCAGTCCTCAATTCCAAAAGTCTTAGTGTCTAGGAGTGATAGCCAGAGAGATTGGTCCCCTAATCAACGCATCAATAATAGGGACAGGTCACCAATACCAAGACCCGGAAAAGATCAGAGAGACTGGTCACCAGGCCCACGAACAGTAACTGTAGAACCCCGACTGGATAGAAGAGTGGTTGATTTGTCGGCCTGGCAGAAGGGGTCAGCACAAGAGAACAGAGGGCACCGCTCCCAGTCCAGATCATCGAGTTCAAGATGGGGTGAAGATCGTTCAAAAACATCGCTTGAAAGAATTTCATCCAGTAGAtgtaagaatttttttcttcatgtgTGATTTTATATGATTTTTATTTGAGTGTTTATACTCTTTCCTATCATATATACTAAAGTATACAATCGGACACCAGATGTATGAAGTAGTGTCAGTCGGAAACTCTCAAGTTAGAGTGCTGGTTGAGGAgctaatcatacatgtaattctacTTAATGGCTTCAGGATAGACCGGGTTTGGAGTCAGATTATACCATGTATGGTTGTTGATATTGCACTATGAAAATTACCAACTTTAGCTCTCTTTCACTCATTCTCATTCAAGGCAGAGACGGATCTTCCAGTAGGTCAAGGGACCACTCACCAACTCAGCATGGAAGGGGCGGGTCTGAGGAGTCTGTCAGAAGGAAGAAAAATTATGAGAGCGGGGAATGTACAGATACTGATGGTGTACCAGAACAAGATGACGTCATGCAAAGAATTGTAAAAGATGATGGCAAAATTATTCTCAAGGTGGCTTGTAGTCATGATGCAAGTACAAGTAGGCTGGAGAGAAGAGAGCAAAGCAGATCTCGACCGAGGCATAGATCAAGGGATAGATCTAAACATCATTCTAACACAAGGAAAAGAAGCTATTCAAGGCATTcgcgaaggtcaaggtcaaaggagAAGAATAGGGAAAAAAGTTGGACAAGGTCACGTGACAAAATAGCTGCAGAAGATATCGATCAAAATAATAATCAGTTTAGGTTTGAAGAGGAAGAAATCCTAAATAGGGAATTGTGTGACATTGATGTTGAACGTAGTGTTTCCACAACACCAACTGCAGGTTTGGAATTTGAAGGTTCGAGTAGCAGAAATAACTCGGGGAGGAAATTGGCCTCAGGTAGTGCGCATAAGGCAGGAGATTTCCGCGATTTGAGAGAAATGTTGTCTGGCCCACCCCAAGGCGTACCAGACCTCCGGGAGAAATTGACAATTTCTGACTTGAGACACAGGTTATCATCCGTCCCTGTGCCTGATTTGCGAGACAAGATATGTACTGCACCTCTGCCTGATTTGAGGGAGACATTAGTTGGGAACACCCTCCCAGATTTGAGAGAGTCGTTGGCTATCAAAAGGAAATTCCAGCCAGGGGATAGGAGGTTTGTTGGTACATGTGTCTCACCTCGAGAGGTACAGGACCCTAGGGACCCTGTGATGTATGAAGACATCGAGACATTCACGGCTGCAGTGCAGCAAAAGGAAGAACCACAAATCTGGAAACAAAAGATCCAAACGGAACTAAAATTGGAAGGTGATGTCAAGAAGGAATCACAAATAGATTACTCCTTCCACGATAAGAGTGTTACTTCCCAGTATGATAGTGAAGTTGCACTTTCTGATCTGCCTGAAATTTCTGATGTGGAGGTGAAATTTGAGGATGAAGGGCTAACAACTGTTAATGACACTGATGATGAGTCTGTGGATGACACTGATGATGGGTTTAGAACTGTGGATGATACTGATGCAAGTGATAAATTGGTCATCAATGAATCACCATTTCAGAGTTCCACCGAGAGGACATCCGAATGGAACACAGCAAGGGTGGCCGAATCACCACTACCAATTATACATATGAACAATGGAGCACTGACGCCATCTAAAAAAGGTGTGATAGTTTGTTCTCCATGTCCAATTACTGAACAGAAAGTTTTTGCTCCGTCCGAGGAAAATTGGGCAAGCAATTCTCCTCTGCCACAGAAATTAGAGGACACCTTCTCTACACCGAAGAGGTTCATGGTTACCGATTTTATGTCGCCTCGGAGTCCAGGAacaccagatacatgtatacctgAGTTCAGgtcactttcatctcggtttgGTTCCTTGAAGTCGTGCAGCAAGGATAGCGGTTCTGATCAGGAAAAGATTACAAAAGCGAGCCTGCTGGATTCCCCTTCGGCAATGAACCTTGACAGCAGTTTTTCTGTTGTTGAGAATCTCCGGAAAATACGTGTCTCTGTTGAGGAGAGTCTAAGTAGGTCCCATCCACCATTAGTTGGACTTGATAGGGTGGATGGAGAGATTAAATTGGCTACAGTTCAGCCTATGGAAACTTCCTCCGAGACTCAGATTGGTAAAATCAGGAAACGAAAATTAGATGAGAAAATCAGCGTAGTTTATAATTCGAATGACACTTTAGACAAGGGTGTTGATGCTCCTAAAATCAGAAAATTAGATGTTGGAGTCTCAGGTTGTCGTGTGGAGGACAATCCTGGTGTTGATGGGAAACTGAGAATTGAGAAAATCAGTGTGGACTGCAATGGTAATGATATTTCAGGTGTAAACTCCTCTGAAGTGAAACCGTTCGACGTGGAAGGTTTAACTACTGTTATGAATGACAATCCAGAATGTTCCAGTTCAAGTTCAAGTAGTGCTACAAGCGATCCTTCTAGCGTGACAACAGAATTCATAATTGAAGCGCTCCTCGAACAAAAGAAACTTGCAGAGACAGACCAGGACAGGGAAGCTGTTGAAAATGCAGTAAATATCCTCATGCAGAACTTGAATGCGGTGGAGCATGCTATAAAAGCTGAGCTAGTCAGCAAAATGGGTGGAGGTGCACTTGGAATGGAAGAGCAAAATTGGACCATCTCTAAAGCAAGGCCAGAGAGTCTGCTCAGGAATGATGCCTTCACCTCGGTCACATCTCTTGAAAGAGATAATACTGGGAGTGATTTATCTCAACTTGGTGAGGACTTTGATGTTAACCTTGACGAATTTGAGGAGTTGGATGATACTTTTTGTCAGGATGACTCGCCGTCACCTACAGCAAACCATGATGAAGAATCGGTTTGTGAAATTGGGCGCTTGCATGTCTCTCCCTCTGGCTCATCATTGGTAACATCGGCTGCCAATGTGTTGGTTGAACTGAGCAATGATTCAGCTCCCTCTGTTGACATCATTCCCACTATTGGTGTAGAAATACAAAAACATGTGGACTTCATTTGTGAAAGTAAATCTCCCGAGAACTCGCAGAGAGTTTCTCAAACTGACTATTGGGATTTAGAAAAGACAAAGAGATTCTCTTCTGTTGAAACTCTGTCTGTTCCTGCTTCCATTTGTgaagatgaaaaagaaaactGCTGGGATAAGACTAATATGAATCTTGAGGACATGGATATGGACAGTGGTTCTGATGATGATACTGGTATTGAATTCCCACCTCCCATGTCTTACAGTACCTCCACAGCCAGTAGGAATCTACCTCCCAACTATGTGGAACATGACGAAATGTACTCGCCAATGCAGAGATTGGAAGGTATATACTCCAGCAACAATTATAAAGCGAGCGGTTGGCAAAGCAATAACGATAGTACGGGGAGAGGATTTGCCCCACCACGACACGCATCAAGGTATGATCAAACCAATAATGTACCCCGAAAAACAGTTCCAccatttaaaagaaattatggATTTGTGCATACGGAAGGTAGTGCACCTCTAGCCAATTTAAGGAATTCGGACAAAGGTAGCAAAGTTGAGAGGGAAGAAGGACCAGGATCTTTATTTAGTAAGGGAATGAGATACGAGGATGCGATTATAGACACCCAGTCTGTGCCCAGGAACCGCAGAGAATCTGGCGATCAAAATGTCAGTTTGACTGCAGCAGGAACAGTTTACTCTGATAACAATACATTACAAAATAGGGATAGAGCCACTGCTGGTCAAAACACCTATCTCCAGCAATCCTGTTTGATGCAGGTACAGAACAGAACCCAATACATTCCTTCAAATAGCCATCCAAGTGCTTCAGCTCCTGCAAGCATGATTAACCTCTTCTCCCATGCTCCCAGCGGTCAAGGCGCCAAGCAGGCCCAGCACATGCAGAATTCGCAACCGTACTTCTATAATGAACATGGATCACATGTTCCAACTTTGCATGGTTGTAATGCAATACTCAATGCtgctttagatgcgacgaacAGGCCTGTTACTGCAACACTGGCTTCTGTTGATCCAGCTACAAGTGATGGGGCAGAGTTCAGCCCTGACCAACCTAGTCCACCTCCTCCTCCAAAGCAGGCAGTTAAGGAAGAAGAAAGTTCTGATGAACTGATAATGAATATCAACACCAGTGGCTCATTCTTGAATTTGCATTTACCTCTGAAGTCCCCCGAGAAAACATGGCCTGCCTTGAAGAGGGTAACTGTGGGTTCAAATTATCCAAGCACAGTAGCTCCTGCTCGACCGACATTCTATGATTACGGGGGTGTGAAGATGCAAATAAGATATGCAGAAGAGGTGACTGCAAATGTTAAAACTCATCCCGGTCTTGGTGTTGTAACACAGACCTTGACGACAGGACAAACCGTTCACGATACAAAGAAGTATTTCGAGGAACGAAGGCGGGATAGAGAAGTTGGTTCAAAAAGTAGCCTTTTCCATGGGAGGACCCTTCTCAAAGGACAGGTGAGTGCAAGAAAGATCCCATTGGAGCCACTGTATCTCCAGCATCCATACAAGAAGAGTGGGAAACTTGAGCTGATACCGACGGACCCTCGACCTGCCTACTATTCTATGCTGAGACGAGAGAAGACCAAGGGACTAACCACAGAGCATCAAGGGACTGAAGCCGCAGGAATAGTCTCCCTGTTTGTACGACACTAGATTTACACTTGTTACAGTTTTGTCACTTTACCCTGCatttataaatacatgtacattaatacTTCAGTGCTCTTCATTATTTGTGCATTTTGATAAATCTTATTGTGTTCCAATTTAATAGGGGCATTTATGGGTGTAGTAAGAAGTCATCCTAAAGTGCAATGATTATTTTTCTTTAACTGTGTATTCTGCCAGCTGCAATATAGTATAGTTTCAAAATGGCAAAGATTGTGTATAGGGGTGGCACTGGattgcatcagaaaatgtacacaattattgacaagtttttgttgTGATCCAAGTTGGTTGCATGCTGCCAAATTTTTGTGACCAAATAAGGATTTCAACTATAAAAAAAACATACATGCCAAACAAAATTGCCCTTGCCACCTGCTGTTTATAGGCTTGGTTGCATTTTGCGTATTTAGAGAAATAGTATAGTATTGTATCAATCTGACAAATTTGCCAGCAGCTTATTTAGTttagttttattttgaatatcgATATACGAAATTTGTTTGAAATTACCTGATTGATTAAATCATCGATCTGAAGGCAATCAGGACAGTTGCTGTTAAAAATCATGTttcaagttttgttgattttataaATATATAAGTAACATCAAGAATGTATAATGGCGGTCTTTATTCATACTTGGTAAAGGTATAGAGTTCTATATTGATTAGTAATAATATCCTGTAAAGACATGTCTCCACCTTATCAAAGGTGACTTGATACCCACCTAGGCCaaaattctttaaaatattGTTACCAAAATAGCATTTCTGTCTCCCAAATGATTCTTGCCAATGTTAAAAAGTTCTGCCATTTAATCAGTGACTGCCATTTGTTGTACCATTATGTAGCCTACTGCCAAATTCACTCATTATAATTCACCTCGCCTCGCCATGCCATTCATTCATCAAATTGTTGTGTAGCATTTCTAGACAATTCTAGTCTTCTATTGAGAAAGTGATACGTCCAAATTACTGCCATATTGTCCTGTGAGTGCCACTATCATTCTGTCTCCCAGCTGGGACTTCAAACCAACTCATTCTTTGCCAgtacaataaggagcagtgtcAAAGCCTTGGGTGTCGAGATGTGTTGCCTACTGCCAAATTCAATTCCTGCATGGTCTTGATAATACTTTGTAGAGGAAGCAATAAAGTAAAAAGTTCTACAATAGTTTTCTGAGAAATAGTGTACTGCCACAACAATGGTCATGTCTTCAGCATCACCTCTGCCAAATCCAGTTGAATATGTAATCTGTGTATAAGATAGCACTTTAAAGAAAGATGTAACAACTTGCAGCATATCCCTTCCCGTGACAGCCGGGAGAAACTTTTTTAATGTAGATTTTCGAATGTAAGCTTCTTTTTCCTTTATGATGCAAGATGACTGATTTCAAGTTTACTTCTTTTGAAACAATGTCAAGTTGCCATTTCTTTCTGAGGGCTGAGAAAGGGATGCAAAGCATAACATGTGCATGTCGTATCGCATCAGAAAATctgattttttttgtaaagtGTACAGAATAAATTTTTATCAAGCGAAAGCGTCTTTGTTCAATTATTAGGTCACTGCTGGATATGGCATTAGGCATTAGTGTTTATCTTGAGTAGACCGACCGGTCTCattaggacaaagtcacaaccatgttcacTGGACAAGATGACTACAATAGTCTGCCCTGCCTGGCTTTATACAAACTCGAAATTGAGATACAGTGCTGACTGCTGTGGGCAACCAGTATTGCCTCTTCAACCCGGCTTGTTGGAAATATCACCAATGTGGTGATGACCACTTGGAAAGACCACCACCCCTCCCCTGatcaaaaatctaaatattgcaaGTCCTTCCAGCTGTGTACAAGTTCGACAAGTTGCAGTTCATGTACATTGATCTGTTGTTCATGACTATCGGACATTCTCATTTAGTTGCGAGTACACACTGATTGTGAATGACTTGGTTATCATCACGTCGATCACTATCAACTGACGAGGGCAGAGCAAATCATCTTTTATAAACTCCAAAGCACGTTAGTACCACCAATCCACAAGTACTGACTATGAAACTTCCAACACAgagatatgtgacccgtcacggcaaaaccaggcgcatgtcgctttgagcttggcaggttgagacggactgttcatttctctattgtctgccttttgtgaaatctgaggacatcaatttcttccattatctcctggtgtcatttaggctcttcTGTGCGaaaagcgcctggttttgctgtgacgggtcacatattactACAAGCCATGTGCATGATGGCTCGGACAAGGAATCTGGTAAAATGGTGTCAAACCTCAAGGCCATCTGTATGGAGGTGGAACAGGAATCTTTGAGGCAACTGAGTACATCCTACGAGCAGGATTCACTGGCTGAAGGCCATTGATCTTGATGAAGAAGATCCATTACTTGAGCAACTCTGCATGCATCCTCTTCAAACAGGGTCTACATGACTCCATCCTTACAGATATGAAAtaagtgaaatggcctgatatgtcCAGAATATACTCTTCATACAGATTAACATGAATCTAACAATGAATTCCACATAAACACTTTATTTACAGATACACATACCTAAAGTGGTACACTGTGGTTAGGATTATGCATAGGAGCAACATGTTGACATGGCTTCAGCAGTTGAATTGACTGGTGTTGAAAGAATATTTCACACTTTTGGAATGGAATTATTTTTGCATATGTAACAGTGAAAAACACACACTGTTCaaaatttgtaaacaaaaataAAGACTAACGAGTAATCATATTATGCTGACAACACTAATAGTATTACCATGGTCTCAGAAAATACCACAGGGGTAAAGTTAAATGTCAATATTAAAGTGATCAGCAGCAAGGTACAAATATTGTGTCAGACTCGGAGAGTGATTGTATAATACTGAAGTGACTAGCTGGGTGAGCAAACCTGCCTGTGAAGAATAATACAATATAATACGATATATTATTACAAAATGTGGTAGAACACAATGTTTAAGTATCCTATATTCACCTCCTTAACTGAAT is drawn from Lineus longissimus chromosome 1, tnLinLong1.2, whole genome shotgun sequence and contains these coding sequences:
- the LOC135492693 gene encoding uncharacterized protein LOC135492693, whose product is MSQRSVRQDRMRQSKDLDSNVIRELSPGSMEEIEILEAFYKTFLDIEKQRPIHDISISAVKNPELERQFIKKRNEMYLKGCTDDELKEQFVFNLTKVHVAKQIARYGLFCKRKARNSIGDGAYGVILSMHADVALEWGACYGYKPPLAVVVYKVIHGRVRTVQEQVNPNARPLPPTSDYTSHMAKIKPTPSMVLTNRVDRSYVYIYDYDTFNNLKVRPRQVLPYAIINIKTDLLKFFGLQVQSSIPKVLVSRSDSQRDWSPNQRINNRDRSPIPRPGKDQRDWSPGPRTVTVEPRLDRRVVDLSAWQKGSAQENRGHRSQSRSSSSRWGEDRSKTSLERISSSRCRDGSSSRSRDHSPTQHGRGGSEESVRRKKNYESGECTDTDGVPEQDDVMQRIVKDDGKIILKVACSHDASTSRLERREQSRSRPRHRSRDRSKHHSNTRKRSYSRHSRRSRSKEKNREKSWTRSRDKIAAEDIDQNNNQFRFEEEEILNRELCDIDVERSVSTTPTAGLEFEGSSSRNNSGRKLASGSAHKAGDFRDLREMLSGPPQGVPDLREKLTISDLRHRLSSVPVPDLRDKICTAPLPDLRETLVGNTLPDLRESLAIKRKFQPGDRRFVGTCVSPREVQDPRDPVMYEDIETFTAAVQQKEEPQIWKQKIQTELKLEGDVKKESQIDYSFHDKSVTSQYDSEVALSDLPEISDVEVKFEDEGLTTVNDTDDESVDDTDDGFRTVDDTDASDKLVINESPFQSSTERTSEWNTARVAESPLPIIHMNNGALTPSKKGVIVCSPCPITEQKVFAPSEENWASNSPLPQKLEDTFSTPKRFMVTDFMSPRSPGTPDTCIPEFRSLSSRFGSLKSCSKDSGSDQEKITKASLLDSPSAMNLDSSFSVVENLRKIRVSVEESLSRSHPPLVGLDRVDGEIKLATVQPMETSSETQIGKIRKRKLDEKISVVYNSNDTLDKGVDAPKIRKLDVGVSGCRVEDNPGVDGKLRIEKISVDCNGNDISGVNSSEVKPFDVEGLTTVMNDNPECSSSSSSSATSDPSSVTTEFIIEALLEQKKLAETDQDREAVENAVNILMQNLNAVEHAIKAELVSKMGGGALGMEEQNWTISKARPESLLRNDAFTSVTSLERDNTGSDLSQLGEDFDVNLDEFEELDDTFCQDDSPSPTANHDEESVCEIGRLHVSPSGSSLVTSAANVLVELSNDSAPSVDIIPTIGVEIQKHVDFICESKSPENSQRVSQTDYWDLEKTKRFSSVETLSVPASICEDEKENCWDKTNMNLEDMDMDSGSDDDTGIEFPPPMSYSTSTASRNLPPNYVEHDEMYSPMQRLEGIYSSNNYKASGWQSNNDSTGRGFAPPRHASRYDQTNNVPRKTVPPFKRNYGFVHTEGSAPLANLRNSDKGSKVEREEGPGSLFSKGMRYEDAIIDTQSVPRNRRESGDQNVSLTAAGTVYSDNNTLQNRDRATAGQNTYLQQSCLMQVQNRTQYIPSNSHPSASAPASMINLFSHAPSGQGAKQAQHMQNSQPYFYNEHGSHVPTLHGCNAILNAALDATNRPVTATLASVDPATSDGAEFSPDQPSPPPPPKQAVKEEESSDELIMNINTSGSFLNLHLPLKSPEKTWPALKRVTVGSNYPSTVAPARPTFYDYGGVKMQIRYAEEVTANVKTHPGLGVVTQTLTTGQTVHDTKKYFEERRRDREVGSKSSLFHGRTLLKGQVSARKIPLEPLYLQHPYKKSGKLELIPTDPRPAYYSMLRREKTKGLTTEHQGTEAAGIVSLFVRH